A window of Cryptomeria japonica chromosome 3, Sugi_1.0, whole genome shotgun sequence contains these coding sequences:
- the LOC131033025 gene encoding TMV resistance protein N, with the protein MATTNAFEKILPPSTAASTSASSSCPPKRARYDVFINHRGPDTKKTLAASIYDTLKPLGVEVFLDEAELELGDSIPSEIQEAMKSSFLHIAILSPRYAESPWCLAELSVMVNTGKPIIPVFYNVDPSKIHWICQGKGIYAEDFSEHEAKGRYSPGTLEDWKVALERVSYLTGHIVNSENDEELLKTIENYVLEHPKKISFVVAEHPVGLDETLLDFESSVFESSSKNVKIVGITGMGGCGKTTLAKEYYNKKKHYFYRCSFVSNVRNVVTKKLHETQKKLFQDLGGLNDISFDSVEEGKAILTEHLRSVKVFIVLDDVDHLNQLESLLPIKDGLRHDSLIVITSRDFGLFTSWGIPYNSIYKVKELNFPHAIELFCWHAFPQPFEINEFEYLIKRFLEVCRGLPLSLKVLGGLVRGKSKEYWDAQLKEVSGLLPEDIRSILNVSFDSLCERDKDVFLDISCFFIGTETDSAITVWDGCGWSGVCSLKRLVEKCLVEVDRRNYIRMHDQLRDLGRQIAETRAPYRLWSPQQITHIIEKQGEESVSIRGIKAQSDEFYEEFVELVRESGKEIKGKRSLKILDIENDYLTEELATLSADPFWLRWVNFPHTILPPWISLKKLRALELREASKLEEPWSEIGDVPVQLRVLKIIHAESFQRFPRSIGFLKHLQKISFYGKGAPIEALPEEFCHLHSLEYLKLVGCDKLKSLPSKFGDLINLRLLKLTKCSGIEGLPEEFCHLQSLEYLKLARCDKLKSLPSKFGDLINLRRLKLTKCSGIEGLPEEFCRLQPLKYLKLDGCDKLKSLPSKFGDLTNLLYLEIYRCNELTIASGTLAQLFKLTSLYLLRIDNCSGLTELVIQPGCLYSAGGLKYMVVTSCSVSRISISPQCCPSLRGLYLVGNHDLVEIDSLPTSVTDISFCNCSKLESINLNCGLLRLENLTILGCGELRRIEGLENCRSLDILRKEVIQSLKIMESLRWEHLGAARDISEFVPCFQTINRENWPERCTVRCNAAPGVEAKLECFTFPGLTLARNESECVFPEELSSSEALMICLVINSASDYESSRGIKINSASDDISLKVPKYIDCASWNYTVYAGKWVYIGVLKSIFAQSFNLVHKLIV; encoded by the exons ATGGCGACGACAAATGCCTTTGAGAAAATTCTGCCGCCATCCACAGCTGCATCTACATCTGCATCGTCTTCATGTCCACCAAAAAGGGCCCGCTACGATGTATTCATAAACCATCGTGGCCCTGACACTAAGAAAACCCTGGCTGCCTCTATCTACGACACCCTCAAACCCCTGGGAGTTGAAGTTTTCTTAGATGAAGCAGAGCTTGAACTCGGCGATTCAATTCCATCTGAGATACAAGAGGCCATGAAATCGTCTTTCCTTCATATTGCTATTCTTTCACCTAGATATGCAGAATCCCCTTGGTGTTTGGCCGAGCTATCGGTTATGGTAAATACTGGGAAGCCAATCATTCCTGTGTTCTACAATGTTGATCCCAGTAAAATCCATTGGATTTGTCAAGGAAAAGGCATCTATGCTGAAGATTTTTCCGAGCACGAAGCCAAGGGTAGATATTCTCCAGGAACTCTTGAGGATTGGAAAGTGGCGCTGGAAAGGGTTTCATATTTAACAGGCCACATTGTCAACAGTGAGAA TGATGAAGAACTGTTAAAGACTATTGAAAATTATGTACTGGAGCACCCTAAGAAGATTTCGTTTGTGGTTGCTGAACATCCTGTGGGCCTTGATGAAACCTTACTAGACTTTGAAAGTAGTGTATTTGAATCTTCTTCTAAAAATGTAAAAATTGTGGGGATCACAGGTATGGGTGGGTGTGGAAAAACCACATTGGCAAAAGAATACTACAACAAGAAAAAACACTACTTCTATAGATGTAGTTTTGTTTCCAATGTGCGAAATGTAGTGActaaaaaattacatgaaacacaaaaaaaattgttccaAGACCTTGGTggattgaatgatatatcctttgaTAGTGTTGAAGAAGGGAAAGCAATCTTAACAGAACATTTGAGATCTGTCAAGGTATTTATTGTCTTGGATGATGTAGATCATCTAAATCAGTTGGAGTCTCTCTTGCCAATAAAAGATGGTCTAAGACATGATAGTTTGATTGTGATTACAAGTCGAGATTTTGGTCTTTTTACATCATGGGGAATCCCATATAATTCCATTTATAAGGTGAAAGAGTTAAATTTTCCACATGCCATTGAACTATTTTGCTGGCATGCTTTTCCACAAccttttgaaataaatgaatttgaatATCTCATTAAGAGGTTTTTAGAAGTCTGCAGGGGATTGCCATTATCCCTTAAGGTATTAGGGGGGCTTGTGCGTGGAAAGTCGAAGGAATATTGGgatgctcaattgaaggaggtctcTGGATTATTGCCGGAAGACATTAGAAGCATATTAAATGTGAGCTTTGATTCACTATGTGAGAGAGACAAGGACGTATTTTTAGATATATCTTGTTTCTTTATAGGAACAGAGACAGATTCAGCCATCACAGTGTGGGATGGGTGCGGATGGAGTGGTGTGTGTAGTTTGAAAAGACTTGTGGAAAAGTGTTTGGTTGAGGTAGATCGGAGGAACTACATCAGAATGCatgatcagctgagagatttgggAAGACAAATTGCAGAGACAAGGGCCCCGTACCGCCTTTGGTCACCGCAGCAAATTACCCACATTATTGAGAAACAGGGGGAG GAAAGCGTGTCGATTCGGGGGATTAAAGCCCAATCAGACGAGTTCTATGAAGAGTTTGTGGAGCTTGTCAGAGAATCTGGTAAAGAAATTAAGGGGAAGCGAAGTTTAAAAATCCTGGACATTGAAAACGATTATTTAACAGAAGAATTAGCAACACTATCAGCAGACCCTTTCTGGTTGCGATGGGTCAACTTTCCTCATACAATTCTCCCGCCATGGATTTCGTTGAAGAAGTTGAGAGCTTTAGAGCTTCGTGAGGCCTCTAAATTAGAAGAACCGTGGAGCGAGATTGGCGAT GTCCCTGTGCAGTTGAGAGTGCTGAAAATCATTCATGCCGAAAGCTTCCAGAGATTTCCAAGGTCAATAGGATTTCTAAAGCATTTGCAAAAGATATCCTTTTACGGTAAAGGAGCTCCTATCGAAGCTCTACCAGAAGAGTTTTGCCATCTCCATTCCCTGGAGTACCTCAAGTTAGTTGGATGTGATAAGCTAAAATCACTGCCTAGCAAGTTTGGCGATTTGATAAATCTGCGGCTTCTGAAGTTGACAAAATGCAGTGGTATAGAAGGTTTGCCAGAGGAGTTTTGCCATCTCCAATCCCTGGAGTACCTCAAGTTAGCTAGATGTGATAAGCTCAAATCACTGCCTAGCAAGTTTGGCGATTTGATAAATCTGCGGCGTCTAAAGTTGACAAAATGCAGTGGTATAGAAGGTCTGCCAGAGGAGTTTTGCCGGCTCCAACCGCTGAAGTACCTCAAGTTAGACGGATGTGATAAGCTAAAATCACTGCCTAGCAAGTTCGGCGATTTGACAAATCTGTTATATCTAGAGATATACAGATGCAATGAGTTGACGATCGCGTCGGGAACACTTGCGCAGCTTTTTAAGCTTACTAGCCTTTATTTACTGAGAATTGATAATTGCTCGGGGCTCACAGAACTGGTTATTCAGCCGGGGTGCCTTTATTCAGCCGGAGGGCTCAAATATATGGTCGTGACTAGTTGTTCTGTGTCTAGGATATCAATCTCTCCACAATGTTGCCCCAGTCTGAGAGGTCTATATCTTGTCGGCAATCACGACCTAGTAGAGATCGATAGTTTGCCAACATCAGTCACGGACATAAGCTTTTGCAATTGTTCAAAGTTGGAAAGCATAAACCTTAATTGTGGTCTGCTAAGGTTAGAGAATCTGACAATACTGGGGTGCGGGGAGCTTAGGAGAATAGAAGGTTTAGAAAATTGCAGGTCGTTAGACATATTGAGGAAGGAAGTCATACAAAGCCTGAAGATTATGGAAAGTTTGAGGTGGGAACACTTAGGAGCAGCACGTGACATATCAGAATTTGTACCTTGCTTTCAAACTATAAATAGAGAG AACTGGCCAGAGAGATGCACTGTACGTTGTAATGCAGCGCCTGGCGTGGAGGCGAAGTTGGAGTGTTTTACATTTCCTGGTCTCACTCTGGCCCGGAATGAGTCGGAGTGCGTCTTTCCGGAAGAGCTTTCTTCCAGCGAGGCATTGATGATATGCCTTGTTATAAATTCCGCATCCGATTACGAAAGTAGTCGAGGAATCAAAATAAATTCCGCATCCGATGACATCAGTCTAAAAGTGCCTAAATACATTGATTGTGCCTCATGGAATTATACGGTGTATGCCGGGAAATGGGTATACATAGGTGTTTTAAAATCTATCTTCGCGCAAAGTTTCAATCTAGTCCACAAGTTGATAGTGTAG